One window of Oscillibacter hominis genomic DNA carries:
- a CDS encoding type IV pilus modification PilV family protein: MNQNRSALVLMEQVVMILVFAIAAALCVQAFALSNQKSRESAALDQAVLLAQNAAELMKHAGEDPAHAMEAAREGMGGQISQGMWYVLYDGGWNAVSEGASYRLEVFPGALGGLEPQEGLVQALVRVSHEDGQEIFSLPIAWQEVSGRG; the protein is encoded by the coding sequence ATGAACCAGAACCGATCGGCACTTGTGCTGATGGAGCAGGTGGTGATGATCCTTGTGTTCGCCATTGCCGCGGCCCTGTGCGTGCAGGCGTTTGCCCTCTCCAACCAAAAGTCCCGGGAGAGCGCTGCCCTGGATCAGGCGGTCCTCCTGGCCCAGAATGCCGCGGAGCTGATGAAGCACGCGGGGGAGGACCCGGCCCATGCCATGGAGGCTGCCCGGGAGGGCATGGGGGGCCAGATTTCCCAGGGAATGTGGTATGTGCTCTACGATGGCGGCTGGAACGCGGTTTCCGAGGGGGCGTCCTACCGGCTGGAGGTATTCCCGGGGGCGCTGGGCGGCCTGGAACCCCAGGAGGGGCTGGTGCAGGCCTTGGTCCGGGTATCCCATGAGGATGGCCAGGAAATTTTCTCCCTGCCCATCGCATGGCAGGAGGTGAGCGGCCGTGGATGA
- a CDS encoding type IV pilus twitching motility protein PilT: MSDLIDYLRRAVEDGASDIFIVAGGMVSYKRDGRILPISDTKVFPPETERLIGEIYRMAGREQDRYLKTGDDDFSFAQPGLARFRVSTYRQRGSMAAVIRVVSFEIPDHRALGIPDSVMEVADVSHGMVVISGTAGSGKSTTQACLIDRINRTRSAHVITLEDPIEFLYRDEKSIISQREIAIDTADYLSALRSCLRQAPDVILLGEMRDYETIRTAMTAAETGHLVITTLHTQGAVSTIDRIIDIFPPAQQAQVRTQLSMVLHSVISQQLLPGSKGGRVPAMEVMRVNGAIRNMIRDSKNYQIDNVIQTSSAEGMISMDQAIWKLCQEGAIGAETAADYAVNPEQMRRRLAQGN, encoded by the coding sequence ATGTCTGATTTGATCGATTATCTGCGCCGGGCCGTGGAGGACGGGGCATCCGATATCTTCATTGTGGCCGGCGGCATGGTGAGTTATAAGCGGGACGGGCGGATCCTGCCCATCAGTGACACCAAAGTGTTTCCCCCGGAAACGGAGCGGCTGATCGGGGAGATCTACCGCATGGCTGGCCGGGAGCAGGACCGCTACCTAAAGACCGGGGACGACGACTTTTCCTTTGCCCAGCCCGGCCTGGCCCGCTTCCGGGTCAGCACTTACCGCCAGCGCGGCTCCATGGCCGCGGTGATCCGTGTGGTGTCCTTTGAGATTCCGGACCACAGGGCCCTGGGCATCCCCGACTCCGTGATGGAGGTGGCGGACGTGAGCCACGGCATGGTGGTGATTTCCGGCACGGCGGGCAGCGGGAAATCCACCACCCAGGCCTGCCTCATCGACCGGATCAACCGAACCCGCAGCGCCCACGTCATTACCCTGGAGGACCCCATCGAGTTCCTCTATCGGGATGAAAAGAGCATCATCAGCCAGCGGGAGATCGCCATTGACACGGCGGATTACCTCTCCGCGCTGCGCTCCTGCCTGCGCCAGGCGCCGGACGTGATCCTGCTGGGAGAGATGCGGGACTATGAGACCATCCGCACCGCCATGACCGCCGCAGAGACAGGGCATCTGGTCATCACTACTCTGCATACCCAGGGGGCGGTGAGCACCATCGACCGGATCATCGACATTTTCCCGCCGGCCCAGCAGGCCCAGGTCCGCACGCAGCTTTCCATGGTGCTGCACTCGGTGATCTCCCAGCAGCTGCTCCCGGGGAGTAAGGGCGGCCGGGTACCGGCCATGGAGGTCATGCGGGTCAACGGCGCCATCCGCAACATGATCCGTGACAGCAAGAACTACCAGATCGACAACGTGATACAGACTTCCTCCGCGGAGGGGATGATCTCCATGGATCAGGCGATCTGGAAGCTCTGCCAGGAGGGGGCCATCGGCGCAGAGACGGCGGCGGACTACGCCGTGAACCCGGAGCAGATGCGCCGCCGGCTGGCTCAGGGGAACTGA
- a CDS encoding type II secretion system F family protein, translating to MKKRYLSSGYLSAFCLELSVMLHAGIGVGDGLHLLAEDGDQESELLRELAGAVDGGEPLSAAMAATQAFPDYAVYLAGAGEQTGRQEEAFRALAAYYDTIERMGNRIRGALTYPAILLLMMLAVIVVLLAKVLPVFESVFARLGGQMTGLAGGLLALGGVLNRMLPVLCVVLALVLALVAAFSVSLPFRNWAGRFWQRRRGDRGIAGKVGAAQFAAALSMGMASGLPVEEALAMATSLHSENAAMERRYNDCRSRLDEGAGLAEALRQSGLLPPAFCRMLSLGIRSGSGDTVMAEISRRLQTDAERSVEETVSRVEPGIVIVSSLLVGGILLSVMLPLVRIMSAIG from the coding sequence ATGAAAAAGAGATATTTGTCGTCAGGATACCTGTCCGCCTTCTGCCTGGAGCTCTCCGTCATGCTCCACGCCGGCATCGGCGTGGGGGACGGCCTGCATTTGCTGGCGGAGGACGGGGATCAGGAGTCGGAGCTGCTCAGGGAGCTGGCCGGGGCGGTGGACGGAGGGGAGCCCCTCTCCGCGGCCATGGCCGCCACGCAGGCGTTTCCCGACTATGCGGTGTATCTGGCCGGGGCTGGGGAACAAACCGGCCGGCAGGAGGAAGCCTTCCGGGCCCTTGCCGCCTACTATGACACGATAGAGCGGATGGGAAACCGCATCCGCGGCGCCCTGACCTATCCGGCGATTTTGCTGCTGATGATGCTGGCGGTGATCGTGGTGCTGCTGGCAAAGGTACTGCCGGTCTTTGAGTCGGTATTTGCCCGGCTGGGCGGACAAATGACCGGCCTTGCCGGCGGGCTGCTGGCCCTGGGCGGTGTGCTGAACCGCATGCTGCCGGTGCTTTGTGTGGTACTGGCCTTGGTGCTGGCCCTGGTCGCGGCCTTTTCCGTGAGCCTGCCCTTCCGGAACTGGGCGGGACGGTTTTGGCAGCGCCGCCGGGGAGACCGGGGCATTGCCGGAAAGGTGGGAGCGGCCCAGTTTGCCGCGGCGCTGTCCATGGGGATGGCCAGCGGCCTGCCGGTGGAGGAAGCGCTGGCCATGGCCACCTCGCTCCACAGCGAGAACGCCGCCATGGAGCGGCGTTACAATGACTGCCGTTCCCGTCTGGACGAGGGGGCGGGCCTTGCGGAGGCGCTGCGCCAGAGCGGCCTGCTGCCTCCTGCTTTTTGCCGGATGCTGTCCCTTGGTATCCGCAGCGGCAGCGGCGACACGGTGATGGCAGAGATTTCGCGGCGGCTTCAGACGGACGCGGAGCGCAGCGTGGAGGAGACAGTGAGCCGGGTGGAGCCGGGCATTGTGATCGTCTCTTCCCTTTTGGTGGGCGGCATTTTGCTGTCCGTGATGCTGCCTCTGGTGCGGATCATGTCCGCCATCGGGTGA
- a CDS encoding DUF4860 domain-containing protein: MKRHSIGGIFVLLTFGVLSSAILLVLLLGADSYRQLSERGGASYEKRICVQYIASKVRHNDVPGGVFVDGFSSDEEGIPTLYLAREVEGEPYYTRIYYYDGSVRELFASALEEFSPEDGNEVMAAGALNFWEGDGELTVEATDTKGEVTALTLALRSGEADA, from the coding sequence ATGAAGCGACATTCCATCGGGGGCATATTCGTCCTGCTGACTTTCGGCGTGCTGTCTTCAGCAATCCTGCTGGTGCTCCTGCTTGGCGCGGACAGCTACCGCCAGCTGAGCGAGCGGGGCGGTGCGAGCTATGAAAAGCGGATATGCGTCCAATATATTGCATCAAAGGTGCGGCACAATGATGTTCCGGGCGGCGTTTTTGTGGATGGCTTCTCCTCGGATGAGGAGGGCATCCCCACGCTGTACCTGGCCCGCGAGGTGGAGGGGGAGCCCTACTACACCCGGATTTACTACTATGATGGATCGGTGCGGGAGCTGTTTGCTTCGGCGCTGGAGGAGTTTTCGCCGGAGGACGGCAACGAGGTCATGGCCGCGGGCGCTCTGAATTTTTGGGAGGGCGACGGGGAGCTGACGGTGGAGGCCACGGACACAAAGGGCGAGGTCACTGCATTGACGCTGGCGCTTCGAAGCGGGGAGGCGGACGCATGA